A single region of the Syntrophotaleaceae bacterium genome encodes:
- a CDS encoding alginate lyase family protein produces the protein MIYFSCHELETGAPPDWFRNPMTGKRIDAAGTHWSALQDFDAEIGDIKVIWEPSRFDWALVFARAYRHSGDLRYLRSLNEWCRDWITKNPLNSGPNWMCGQETGIRMLQLLLAAFLLRQHRQPAKALVRFVFEHCGRIEPTVRYALAQDNNHGTSEAAALFIGGGWLELHGASAGYRHQAERWKDEGRKWLENRVARLIGEDGSFSQHSLNYHRLLVETLNQVEFWRRELSLEEFSPRFYQRSRAAVEWLYQMVDEKSGHAPNLGPNDGARLFPLAETDYRDYRPSVQLGAVLFLGRKVYPMGPWDEPIFWLDLQEGRGEKAGFEKRTRDFPIGGYVHFCIGEGTWGLLRYPRFRFRPAHADAFHFDLWHQGRNILRDSGSYSYADEPWKSYFSSTRAHNTIEFDGKDQMPSISRFLRGSWLELNKSSGLQEEKEKVSWSGSYNDYLDNKHKRTIEIQDKIVKIIDEIEGRFEKAVLRWRLIDLKWNIIKEEIESKFIKIKIESNKNIRRIEIVQGYESKYYLKKTPIPVLEVEIEECKAIITSEIQLLF, from the coding sequence TTGATCTATTTTTCCTGCCATGAACTCGAGACGGGGGCACCGCCGGACTGGTTCCGAAACCCGATGACCGGAAAACGGATCGACGCCGCAGGGACGCATTGGTCCGCCCTTCAAGATTTTGATGCGGAAATCGGTGATATCAAGGTGATCTGGGAACCCTCCCGTTTCGATTGGGCTCTTGTCTTCGCTCGGGCCTATCGGCACTCGGGAGATCTCCGATATCTGCGCAGCCTCAATGAATGGTGTCGGGACTGGATCACAAAAAATCCTCTCAATTCTGGGCCCAACTGGATGTGCGGCCAGGAAACCGGCATCAGAATGCTACAGCTGTTGCTGGCAGCTTTCCTGCTCCGCCAGCACAGGCAACCGGCGAAGGCCCTGGTCCGATTCGTTTTCGAACACTGCGGACGGATCGAGCCGACCGTGAGGTATGCACTCGCACAGGACAACAATCATGGCACCAGCGAAGCCGCCGCCCTGTTCATCGGCGGAGGCTGGCTGGAACTCCATGGGGCGAGCGCCGGATACAGGCATCAGGCTGAGAGGTGGAAAGACGAAGGGCGAAAGTGGTTGGAAAACCGGGTGGCCAGGCTCATAGGGGAGGACGGCAGTTTTTCCCAGCACTCTCTCAATTATCACCGCCTCCTGGTGGAAACCCTTAATCAGGTCGAATTCTGGCGGCGGGAGCTGTCTCTGGAAGAATTTTCGCCCCGCTTCTATCAGCGATCCCGGGCAGCGGTCGAGTGGCTGTACCAGATGGTCGATGAAAAAAGTGGTCATGCACCCAATCTCGGGCCCAACGACGGCGCCCGTCTCTTTCCTCTCGCGGAAACAGATTATCGCGACTACAGACCCAGCGTTCAGTTGGGAGCAGTTCTTTTCCTCGGCAGAAAAGTCTATCCAATGGGGCCCTGGGACGAACCGATATTCTGGCTGGATCTGCAGGAGGGCAGGGGAGAAAAGGCTGGATTTGAAAAAAGAACCAGGGATTTTCCCATCGGGGGATATGTTCATTTTTGCATCGGAGAGGGGACCTGGGGGCTTTTGCGTTATCCCCGTTTCCGGTTCCGGCCGGCCCACGCAGACGCCTTTCATTTTGACCTTTGGCATCAGGGGAGGAATATCCTCCGGGACTCCGGCTCCTACTCCTATGCCGATGAACCATGGAAAAGTTATTTTTCCTCGACAAGGGCCCATAACACTATTGAATTTGACGGAAAAGACCAGATGCCTTCAATCAGTCGATTTTTACGAGGAAGCTGGCTGGAGCTGAATAAGTCAAGTGGCCTGCAAGAAGAGAAAGAAAAAGTCTCATGGTCTGGATCTTATAATGATTACTTGGATAACAAACATAAAAGGACTATTGAAATCCAGGATAAAATCGTAAAAATCATTGATGAAATTGAAGGGAGGTTCGAAAAGGCTGTATTAAGATGGAGATTGATTGATTTAAAATGGAATATAATTAAAGAAGAAATAGAGTCAAAATTTATAAAAATTAAAATAGAAAGCAATAAGAATATTAGAAGAATTGAAATTGTTCAAGGTTATGAGTCAAAATATTATTTAAAAAAGACTCCAATTCCTGTACTGGAGGTTGAGATAGAAGAATGTAAAGCTATAATTACTTCTGAAATCCAGCTTCTATTTTAA
- a CDS encoding GtrA family protein translates to MKIALASGIQFIKFSLIGFVNTGLHYLVFLFLFGLFGVHYLIASTTGYGVGLMNSFILNRKWTFSRAGGKKQVEFGRFLIVNLAALLINLGILKYLVQNRNWLPEMSQLLAIAFSMSLNFIGNKFWTFRD, encoded by the coding sequence ATGAAAATCGCACTTGCATCGGGCATTCAATTTATCAAGTTTTCCCTGATAGGTTTTGTGAACACCGGGCTTCATTACCTGGTTTTCCTGTTCCTTTTCGGTCTGTTCGGAGTTCATTATCTGATCGCATCGACCACCGGTTATGGCGTCGGTCTTATGAACAGCTTCATTCTCAACAGAAAATGGACCTTTTCGCGGGCGGGAGGGAAAAAACAGGTCGAGTTCGGCCGGTTTTTGATCGTCAACCTGGCTGCACTCCTTATCAACCTCGGGATCCTGAAGTATCTCGTGCAAAATCGGAACTGGTTGCCGGAGATGTCCCAGTTGCTGGCGATAGCTTTTTCCATGAGCCTGAATTTTATCGGCAACAAGTTCTGGACTTTTCGCGACTGA
- a CDS encoding Ig-like domain-containing protein: MSARKAGRKAGTYIFSTLLCGLIGLALLSGFSGEASAATYPAPVLNSAKMVDGNYVLNWSLPAGTSEVPSGGYDIWIDGQDSATRWRTTGTSQTISGLDPAVKHTFSVEARWYQATPAQFPRSATVTVETATAHPAPVLSTAKLENGSYVLSWSMPSNSNGTPAGGYDIWINGHDTNTTYRTTGTSRTISGLDTKANHRFLVEARWTQTSPYVFPRSNELTVNAAAATDPYPAPVLNSAKLENGSYVLSWSMPSNSNGTPAGGYDIWIDGHDTNTTYRTTGTSRTISGLDTRATHRFLVEARWTQASPYAYPRSKELTVSAAAGDTSAPAVSITGPSANTTITSAQTLNITANASDNVAVAKVDFYDGTHLIGSDTTSPYSASMAVAPANNGTHTLAAVAYDQAGNSKRSSAVSVVVNIAAAADSYPAPVLNSVKAEGTNMVLSWTMPQNSNGVPSGGYDIWIDGKDTNTTWRTTQNTAVISGLSPGLEHSFEVEARWVQANPYVFKKSNKLYGTIQADNPSETPPSASGPLRAFPGAEGFGANAKGGRGGKIIKVTNLNSSGTGSLRAALEASGPRIVVFEVSGQINLGSSAARVQNPYITVAGQTAPSPGITVQGGIDITTHDVVFQHLRVRAGASGPRDVFRLMGGSSASNSIYNIVIDHCSISWPGGDGDEIFSTVNHVRDVTISNCLLSETTNGATGALLVGNYTYNFTMVRNVLAHSNARVPRIDKDCSVAAVNNLTYNSSSSMFALGGTGSGTLISIVGNKFLYGPSTPAGKYFVTSYKSIEGTNKFYVEGNSYPSNGISSSAQKFVVGSPPVSYNNVTARDVQTLESYLLPRAGARPADRDPVDARVINSVQKRTGSIISRESEVGGFPSLAKNTRTLNLPANPNGDDDGDGYTNIEETLYQMAQQVQGNL, encoded by the coding sequence ATGTCAGCAAGAAAAGCAGGAAGAAAAGCAGGAACTTATATCTTTTCAACTCTGCTATGCGGGCTTATCGGCCTTGCTCTGTTATCAGGTTTTTCAGGAGAAGCTTCCGCGGCCACCTATCCGGCCCCTGTATTGAATAGCGCAAAAATGGTTGACGGCAATTATGTCTTGAACTGGAGCCTGCCCGCCGGAACGAGCGAAGTGCCTTCCGGGGGATACGACATCTGGATCGACGGCCAGGATAGCGCAACCAGATGGCGCACCACCGGCACCAGCCAGACCATCAGCGGTCTGGACCCCGCCGTCAAGCATACCTTCAGCGTGGAAGCCCGGTGGTATCAGGCCACTCCCGCCCAGTTCCCCCGTTCTGCAACGGTGACGGTGGAGACGGCGACCGCTCATCCAGCTCCCGTCCTCAGCACCGCCAAACTGGAAAACGGGTCCTATGTCCTGAGTTGGAGCATGCCGAGCAACTCCAACGGGACCCCGGCCGGCGGTTACGACATCTGGATCAATGGGCACGACACCAACACCACCTACCGCACCACCGGCACCAGCCGGACCATCAGCGGACTCGACACCAAGGCAAACCATCGGTTCCTGGTTGAAGCCCGGTGGACCCAAACAAGCCCTTATGTTTTCCCCCGGTCCAACGAACTGACGGTGAATGCTGCCGCCGCCACCGATCCTTATCCGGCTCCGGTACTCAACAGTGCCAAACTGGAAAACGGGTCCTATGTCCTGAGTTGGAGCATGCCGAGCAACTCCAACGGGACCCCGGCCGGCGGTTACGACATCTGGATCGATGGTCACGACACCAACACCACCTACCGCACAACCGGCACCAGCCGGACCATCAGCGGACTCGACACCAGGGCAACCCATCGGTTCCTGGTTGAAGCCCGGTGGACCCAGGCAAGCCCTTATGCTTACCCCCGGTCCAAAGAACTGACGGTCAGTGCTGCCGCCGGCGACACCTCCGCTCCGGCCGTGTCTATAACCGGTCCTTCGGCAAATACCACCATAACCAGTGCCCAGACCTTGAACATCACGGCCAACGCCAGCGACAACGTCGCCGTGGCCAAAGTGGACTTTTACGATGGCACCCATCTCATCGGATCCGACACCACGAGCCCCTATTCTGCCTCGATGGCAGTTGCGCCGGCCAACAACGGTACCCACACTCTTGCCGCGGTTGCCTATGACCAGGCCGGCAATTCCAAACGCTCCTCAGCGGTTTCGGTCGTGGTCAACATCGCCGCTGCTGCTGACTCTTATCCGGCGCCGGTGTTGAATTCAGTCAAGGCCGAAGGAACGAACATGGTTCTCTCCTGGACCATGCCGCAAAATTCCAATGGCGTACCCTCCGGCGGCTACGATATCTGGATCGACGGGAAGGATACGAACACCACCTGGCGCACCACCCAAAATACGGCCGTCATCAGCGGGCTGAGCCCGGGACTCGAGCACAGCTTTGAAGTGGAAGCCCGTTGGGTACAGGCGAATCCGTATGTTTTCAAAAAAAGCAATAAACTGTATGGAACGATCCAGGCTGATAACCCGTCGGAAACCCCTCCCTCCGCTAGCGGTCCCTTGAGGGCCTTCCCCGGCGCCGAAGGGTTCGGCGCCAATGCCAAAGGGGGCCGGGGCGGCAAGATCATCAAGGTCACCAACCTGAATTCCAGCGGAACCGGTTCCTTGAGGGCGGCTCTCGAAGCATCCGGGCCCCGGATTGTCGTATTCGAGGTCTCCGGACAGATCAATCTGGGCTCTTCGGCGGCCAGAGTTCAAAATCCCTACATCACGGTTGCCGGCCAGACCGCTCCTTCGCCCGGAATTACGGTTCAGGGCGGGATCGACATCACCACCCACGACGTTGTCTTCCAGCATCTCCGGGTACGGGCCGGGGCATCAGGACCTCGAGACGTTTTCAGACTGATGGGCGGATCATCGGCGAGCAACTCCATCTACAACATCGTCATCGATCATTGCTCAATCAGCTGGCCGGGTGGTGACGGGGATGAAATCTTCAGTACGGTGAACCATGTGCGGGATGTCACCATCAGCAATTGTCTCCTGAGCGAAACGACCAATGGAGCGACAGGTGCATTGCTGGTCGGAAACTACACCTATAATTTCACCATGGTGAGGAATGTGCTGGCCCATTCGAACGCCCGGGTTCCTCGAATCGACAAGGATTGTTCCGTCGCCGCCGTCAACAACCTCACCTACAACTCCAGCAGCAGCATGTTTGCGCTGGGAGGAACCGGGTCAGGAACCTTGATTTCGATCGTCGGAAACAAGTTTCTATACGGCCCAAGCACGCCTGCGGGGAAATATTTCGTAACCAGTTACAAAAGTATCGAAGGGACCAACAAATTTTATGTCGAAGGCAACAGTTATCCGAGTAACGGCATCTCCAGCAGTGCCCAAAAGTTTGTCGTAGGATCGCCTCCGGTCTCCTACAACAACGTCACGGCAAGAGATGTCCAAACCCTGGAAAGCTATCTCCTGCCGCGAGCGGGAGCACGCCCGGCCGATCGCGATCCGGTGGATGCCAGGGTCATCAACAGTGTCCAGAAAAGGACCGGTTCAATCATATCGCGGGAGTCGGAGGTGGGAGGTTTCCCGTCGCTGGCGAAAAACACGCGAACCTTGAATCTTCCGGCCAATCCGAATGGCGATGACGACGGAGATGGGTATACCAATATCGAGGAAACCCTTTACCAGATGGCACAGCAGGTCCAAGGTAACCTTTAG
- a CDS encoding glycosyltransferase family 2 protein codes for MSAFVLSIVVPLYNEEDVIHEIYSRLKTMLCQFHLNHEVILVNDGSKDGTLSLAKELCRKDEDVKLISFSRNFGHQIAITAGMDRACGDAVVVIDGDLQDPPEIIPEMVEKWQDGYQVVYGVRTRREGETRFKLLTAAIFYRLLRKLTSIDIPADSGDFRLLDRKVVEELKKMREKARFIRGMVSWIGFRQCKVEYVRQVRHAGETKYPLKKMIRFASDGILSFSQLPLKISSAFGFLSALVSFVFLGYGLMTRFFYPERVVPGWASIFVAVLFLGGIQLIAIGILGEYLGRIYEEMKGRPIYITDEEINFQQPFAQSETRVGGGQF; via the coding sequence ATGTCCGCTTTTGTCCTAAGTATCGTTGTCCCTTTGTATAATGAAGAAGACGTCATCCACGAAATCTATAGCAGATTAAAAACAATGCTTTGCCAGTTTCACCTTAATCACGAAGTAATCCTGGTGAACGATGGCAGCAAGGACGGCACTCTATCTTTGGCCAAGGAACTCTGCCGAAAAGATGAGGACGTCAAATTGATCAGTTTTTCCAGGAATTTCGGGCACCAGATAGCCATTACCGCCGGTATGGACAGAGCTTGCGGAGATGCCGTGGTCGTCATCGACGGCGATCTGCAGGATCCACCGGAGATCATTCCCGAAATGGTGGAAAAATGGCAGGACGGGTATCAGGTCGTTTACGGAGTTCGAACCAGGAGGGAAGGGGAAACGAGGTTCAAACTTCTCACGGCTGCGATCTTCTACAGACTGCTGAGGAAACTGACTTCGATCGATATCCCTGCAGACAGCGGTGACTTTCGCCTTCTGGATCGAAAAGTTGTCGAAGAACTGAAAAAGATGCGGGAAAAGGCCCGATTCATCAGAGGAATGGTCAGCTGGATCGGCTTCCGTCAGTGCAAGGTCGAATACGTTCGCCAGGTCCGCCACGCAGGGGAAACCAAATATCCTTTGAAAAAAATGATCCGGTTTGCATCGGACGGTATTCTGTCCTTTTCACAGTTGCCCCTCAAAATCTCGTCGGCGTTCGGCTTTTTAAGTGCCTTGGTCAGTTTCGTTTTTCTCGGTTACGGGCTCATGACCCGCTTTTTCTATCCGGAGAGGGTGGTGCCGGGATGGGCTTCTATTTTCGTTGCTGTCCTGTTTCTCGGGGGAATCCAGCTTATTGCCATCGGCATTCTGGGAGAATATCTGGGGAGAATCTATGAAGAGATGAAGGGGCGGCCGATTTATATCACCGATGAAGAGATCAATTTTCAGCAGCCTTTTGCCCAATCGGAAACCCGGGTCGGCGGTGGACAGTTTTAA
- a CDS encoding glycosyltransferase family 4 protein, which yields MKITCLIDSLNSGGAQRQLCLLAVELKRKGWNVEIVTYHDFNFFLPLVANEKITLQNIEPGTHLQRILRVRKYLRRSEPDIVLSYLHTPNLLAELAGPPFRNFKVIVSERNTEYGRVRAGTFRRFLFHLLADAVVTNSFSQADFISRIAPWLRSRTATIPNCVDLEKFHPREHLSENPSATIRLLVLGRFEPQKNPFILLAALEILVRSHGVTDVEVDWYGNNFYLDGKATSKSDLFDRLQREIDQKFLSPYFRLHPPEKNVVALYQSATAVCLPSLHEGCSNVICEAMACGRPVLASRVADNTLLVEDGMTGLLFSPHDPEDLAQKILLFQALPAETKQEMGRRSRSKAERDFSPAEFVNRYLELFEGLQKGSSFRSSRSRA from the coding sequence ATGAAAATAACCTGCTTGATAGATTCTCTTAATTCTGGAGGGGCCCAAAGGCAGCTTTGCCTGCTTGCCGTCGAATTGAAGAGAAAAGGATGGAATGTAGAAATCGTTACTTACCATGATTTCAATTTTTTTCTTCCCCTTGTTGCTAATGAAAAAATAACACTGCAAAACATTGAACCCGGAACCCATCTGCAGAGAATCCTGAGGGTTAGGAAATATCTGCGGCGCAGTGAACCCGATATTGTTCTTTCTTATCTGCATACCCCAAATTTACTTGCCGAACTCGCTGGTCCTCCATTTCGAAATTTTAAGGTGATCGTTTCCGAGAGAAACACCGAATACGGCAGGGTCCGCGCTGGCACTTTTCGAAGATTTCTTTTCCATCTCCTGGCCGATGCCGTAGTCACAAACTCGTTTTCGCAGGCTGATTTCATCAGCCGTATTGCTCCGTGGTTAAGATCCCGTACAGCTACCATCCCTAATTGTGTGGATCTTGAAAAGTTCCATCCGCGCGAACATCTGAGCGAAAATCCTTCGGCAACGATCAGACTGCTCGTTCTTGGCAGGTTCGAACCTCAGAAGAATCCTTTTATTCTTCTGGCAGCCCTGGAGATTCTGGTCAGAAGCCATGGGGTGACGGATGTCGAAGTCGACTGGTATGGAAACAACTTCTATCTTGATGGTAAAGCCACATCCAAATCAGATCTTTTCGACCGCTTGCAGAGGGAGATCGACCAGAAATTTCTGTCCCCCTACTTTCGCCTGCATCCGCCGGAAAAGAATGTGGTCGCCCTTTACCAATCTGCCACTGCAGTGTGCCTGCCTTCTCTCCATGAGGGATGCTCCAATGTCATTTGTGAAGCCATGGCGTGCGGCAGACCGGTATTGGCGAGTCGCGTTGCGGACAATACTCTTCTGGTTGAGGACGGCATGACCGGCCTTCTCTTTTCTCCGCACGATCCGGAAGATCTTGCACAAAAAATACTGCTTTTTCAGGCCCTGCCTGCCGAAACAAAACAGGAAATGGGCAGAAGGAGCCGGTCAAAGGCGGAGCGGGATTTTTCACCGGCGGAATTTGTCAACAGATATCTGGAGCTGTTCGAGGGTCTGCAGAAAGGATCGAGCTTCAGATCCAGTCGAAGTCGGGCTTGA
- a CDS encoding glycosyltransferase family 4 protein translates to MKVLYFHEYFSTHEGSSGSRSYENAKALIAKGHEVTMVCGTTGRSDTGLSGDFQNGKRTGNVDGIEVVEWHLPYSNYDGFVKRSITFLRYAMRGLGLALTRKYDLLFATSTPLTAGVPGIAASLLRRKPFVFEVRDLWPELPREMGIVSNPLILKALDILEWLSYHTATRCIGLSPGIVEGIIRRGIDPQKVALIPNGSDLDLFTPDGNSYRPKILQGKDFVAIFSGAHGMANGLDALLDTAAELMRRQRDDIHLLFVGEGKMKPALQQRAAAENLKNCLFLDSIPRKKLAALQRSVNVGLMILANIPAFYYGTSPNKFFDYISSGLPVLNNYPGWLANLIQEHNCGLAVPPSDPKVFADALEYMADHPGELETMGKNARRLAEMEFGRRKLADEFVNWLEGVHDKTTVFQKGSSLR, encoded by the coding sequence TTGAAAGTTCTATACTTCCACGAGTATTTTTCCACTCATGAAGGTTCTTCAGGGAGCCGATCCTATGAAAATGCCAAGGCCCTGATTGCCAAGGGCCATGAAGTCACCATGGTCTGCGGAACCACGGGCCGCTCCGATACAGGGCTAAGTGGCGACTTCCAAAACGGCAAGCGGACCGGAAACGTTGACGGGATCGAAGTTGTCGAATGGCATCTTCCCTATTCCAACTACGACGGCTTTGTTAAAAGAAGCATCACGTTTCTCCGTTATGCAATGCGCGGCCTCGGTTTGGCCCTGACCCGAAAATACGATCTTCTTTTCGCCACCTCAACGCCCCTCACAGCCGGAGTGCCGGGGATCGCCGCCAGCCTTCTGCGGCGGAAACCTTTTGTGTTCGAAGTCAGGGATCTCTGGCCGGAGCTTCCAAGGGAAATGGGGATTGTCAGCAACCCCCTGATTCTGAAAGCCCTGGACATCCTGGAATGGCTGTCCTACCACACGGCCACAAGGTGCATCGGGCTCTCGCCAGGGATAGTCGAAGGGATTATCCGAAGGGGCATCGATCCGCAGAAGGTGGCCTTGATACCCAACGGCAGCGATCTCGATCTGTTTACACCGGACGGGAACAGTTATCGCCCGAAAATTTTACAGGGCAAAGATTTTGTCGCCATCTTCTCCGGGGCGCACGGAATGGCCAATGGTCTTGACGCCCTGCTCGATACGGCCGCTGAACTGATGCGGCGTCAGCGGGACGACATCCACCTTCTTTTTGTGGGCGAGGGGAAGATGAAGCCGGCCCTTCAGCAGCGGGCAGCGGCGGAAAATTTAAAAAATTGCCTTTTTCTGGATTCCATTCCCCGAAAGAAGCTGGCCGCACTGCAGAGAAGTGTCAATGTCGGGCTGATGATTCTGGCCAACATTCCAGCCTTTTATTACGGAACGTCCCCCAATAAATTCTTCGATTACATCTCCTCGGGGCTGCCCGTACTCAACAACTATCCGGGATGGCTTGCGAATCTGATCCAGGAGCACAACTGCGGCCTTGCCGTCCCTCCCTCGGATCCGAAAGTTTTCGCGGACGCTCTGGAGTACATGGCCGACCATCCTGGCGAACTCGAGACTATGGGGAAGAATGCCCGGCGCCTGGCCGAAATGGAATTCGGGCGCAGGAAACTGGCCGATGAATTCGTAAATTGGCTGGAGGGTGTTCATGATAAAACGACGGTTTTCCAAAAAGGGTCCAGCCTCAGGTGA